gttccatttttttgccatttttttggagtcggttttacttttttgttatttttttttctatgtgggCAGTGTGTTAAGATACTGAAACTTTAGAGATTACAAAATATGTGCCAAAATAATGTTACTAAGTTTTGCATTCCCGAAACTTTCAGTGCAGCTCTCGTACCTATATATATAGTATGTTgcatactatattttttttacgggtGCCTAAATTCAACGCTGATAAAACCAACATTGTCAATTTTTCAATTTgtcagcaaaactctggaatgaactatcgcctgcggtattcccggaccgatatgaccttcaagtttcaTACTTCggttgtttacattttgttaagtacagtcagttccattttttatttttttggagtcggttttacttttttgttaaaaaaaaaactttatttctcactttttagtgatttctagccaaagtacatctcacaacgattccattaagcccaaagttacgttgttttataacagagttccgttgcctatttttattttttatttgactggatggcaaacgagcaagtgggtctcctgatggtaagagatcaccatcgcccataaacatctgcaacaccaggggtattgcagatgcgtacctataaataaaaattcaaacgtTGGAAaatagaacctccttttttgaagtcggttaaaaaagtaaTGGTTCGGTTTCAATTGTTTTTGAAGTCGTCGAGTCGCTGATTGAAATGGAATTGTCCCGTGAAAACTTAAGAGCTATGATTTATTACGACTTTAAAAGTGGATTAACACAAAAACAATGTGGAGACCGGATGATTGCTGCTTTTATgagcatattttatttaaagcaaGCGCGTTTTTTTGTTGAGTTTAGGTATCACAAATGTATCGAAAAAGGTTTTGCATGTTTAGGTAGCCCAGTGACGCAACGCAACGCCCAGAGCAACGCAACTTAGATGCGAAAAAATCCCCAGGTAAAATGTTTCGTATTTTCGGAATAAAATCTACTTACCCTCTGTTGTGTGATACCTCTGAACTTTTGTGACTTACTGTTTTCTTGTTCGTAATTTTggatttacttttttaataataaatcaaacaattagTAATTCGTAGAATACTTTTAATTTGCTTGCACACAGCCTCTATTGAGAacaatgttaaataaaataaaattggaggCCTGAATCAAAAGAACAATTCAGTGACACATCTTATTTCACTTTTAAAGGTTTGCTTTTCAAGTGGTACAGTCATGACCTGTTTACTGAAATCACAAGAGGTTAATCAAAATGTAAGACATTTCAAACTAAATAAGCAAAAGTGAACCTTATAATCTTTCTACTTCCAAAAAACCTCAAAAAACGCCGCGTTACAgcaatatcataatttaaattatGACTGACAAAATAATTCGGTACAGGAAAACGAACATGTACTTGTATAACACCTTAACACAcgtaatgaataataattattaactgtATGAAAAGTACAAAGATCAATGAGATTTGGACAAGGTCCCGGTAATGCAAGTCGAGTGGCGTGTTCCTGCACTGAGTATCACGAGAGCGCAGGCGCGGAGCGGTCGCCAGCGCCGCGTGACATAACCTATAATAAGAATCTAGAATTACGTAACTTATTATAATTGCATATATCATACATCTAAATTCAcgtaacttattttttattcagtttcatgtttcattattttactttttttttattctttttttaaataatttttttattaccataATCTCTGTTTGTTGTTACCACAGCGCGTTGTTGCCGGTGAAATCTGCCTTCCACGAATGATTTAGTCCATCatagaataattatttattttttatatggcGAAGCCACGGATGAGGCGACGGCTCGTCGTCGGTCACGTGAGCTATTCGACGTTGTCTTGTTTGTTGCGGTTGTAGTTAGGGCGGGGAGCACGAGGCGCGGCGCGCGGGCCGCCGCGGGGTCCCCCCCGTCCGCGCGACTTGAACCCGCCCTGGTAGTTCTGGTTGTCGCTGTAGCGGTCGCGGGCACCGTTCTCGTGCTGGTCGCCGGCGTCGCCGTTGCCGTAGTAGTTGTCGCCACCGCGGCTGTGGTAGTCCTTGCCATGTCGCGGGTAGCTGTCACCGTACTGCCGGCTCTGATAGCCGTCCTTGTTGTTGCGCTGGTACTCGCCGTGCCGGCCGCCGTAGCCGTCGTTCTGCCGGAAGCTGCCGCGACCGCGGTAGCCGTTCGGGGCGCCCCGGCCGCCGCCGCGACCGTACCGTCTGAATCTGTTCTGTCCGTCTCCCTGGCCCTGGGTTTTGCGCTCGCCGCCCTCCTCTCGTTCGGGgctctccttccactcgtcatCGTTTTTGTCGTCTACTGGCGGGGGCGTCTTGTGATCCTCGGGCTGGGGTTCGAGCTCGGGCGGAAGCTGCGGCGTCTGCGGCGTGGCCTGTGGCGGTGTGTGCGGCAGCGAGTGGGGCGCACCgtgcggcggcggcagcggcgcggcGAGGGGAGCAGCGAGTGGCGCGGCGAGCGGCACGGCTGCGAACGCGTGCTCAGGGTGCTGGAAAtgcggcggcagcggcagcgcACCGGGCTCCGGCACGCGGACGAAGTGCTGGTTGGTGAAGGTCTGAGTAGGGATGGGGCCTGGCGGAGACGGTTGCGCCAGCATCGGCGGCTGCGGCGTGCCCGCGGGGCTATCAATTTCGGATTCTTGAAGAAAGAAGAAGTTCTGTGAGCCAATGACTTCAGAGATGGGCCTTTGCTGGGGATACTGTTGGGCGAAGTAGGCGTGCTCGACCTCTTGGAGGGTAATGGGCGGCAGCGGGCGCAGCGGGTAGGCGGGCGCGGGCACGacagcgggcgcgggcggcgcgggcagcGTGGCCGGGATCGCGTACGCCACGTGGGCCTCGGCCGCTGGCTCCGCCACTTCTTGCACTTCTTCCTGTACAACCACAAC
Above is a window of Choristoneura fumiferana chromosome 2, NRCan_CFum_1, whole genome shotgun sequence DNA encoding:
- the Capr gene encoding cell cycle associated protein caprin family member, encoding MPSAANPKSEKPASSEATDNSPVRQVMTIIEHKIRNLEKRKSKLTSYRDLQKSGKELNADQKIAVAKYDEVAQTLEFARELSKQITSIAISTEREAKKQAKKETWIRYAADTNKIREVLLILDCLTQMGNSEAREDFLNGTNGAAKLTEEDLKILDDLYPEVTPKHDVNEEGQAAFPAHTTKAAEHLYAIIDGKPKEVLGTTYTHIKEIITTVHGCGYFDKTLNDAVVPEVVEEVVVVQEEVQEVAEPAAEAHVAYAIPATLPAPPAPAVVPAPAYPLRPLPPITLQEVEHAYFAQQYPQQRPISEVIGSQNFFFLQESEIDSPAGTPQPPMLAQPSPPGPIPTQTFTNQHFVRVPEPGALPLPPHFQHPEHAFAAVPLAAPLAAPLAAPLPPPHGAPHSLPHTPPQATPQTPQLPPELEPQPEDHKTPPPVDDKNDDEWKESPEREEGGERKTQGQGDGQNRFRRYGRGGGRGAPNGYRGRGSFRQNDGYGGRHGEYQRNNKDGYQSRQYGDSYPRHGKDYHSRGGDNYYGNGDAGDQHENGARDRYSDNQNYQGGFKSRGRGGPRGGPRAAPRAPRPNYNRNKQDNVE